A portion of the Amyelois transitella isolate CPQ chromosome 2, ilAmyTran1.1, whole genome shotgun sequence genome contains these proteins:
- the LOC106143665 gene encoding tetraspanin-7 encodes MGNQFKNVAVIACLKTFLFIFNIVFWITGLLLLTVGLWAEFDLYKYMELSPEFSGTAPHVMIGIAGLIVLISSIAFSCIIKGQPVLLYIYGGFLACIFMMDAGVGASVACYKDTYAKGLYDGLTQTVITYNPHKANFDFAQSTLHCCGVSNYTDWMKMSPQRVVPISCCIDPNNCITANYGDIYQRGCYEVIVDYLASNMDVLIGIAIGTALLPLIGTILSCCLASYIKKSKYDVMN; translated from the exons ATGGGCAACCAGTTCAAGAATGTTGCTGTTATAGCCTGCCTGAAGacgtttttgtttatattcaatATCGTCTTTTGG ATCACAGGGCTGCTGCTGCTCACAGTGGGTCTCTGGGCGGAGTTCGACCTCTACAAATACATGGAGCTATCCCCGGAATTCTCCGGGACAGCGCCACACGTCATGATCGGGATCGCAGGGTTAATCGTACTCATCAGCTCGATTGCCTTCTCTTGCATCATAAAGGGACAACCAGTTCTTTTGTATATT TATGGCGGTTTCCTAGCCTGCATTTTCATGATGGACGCAGGCGTCGGCGCTTCTGTGGCGTGTTACAAGGACACCTATGCTAAAGGTCTTTACGACGGCCTTACTCAGACTGTCATCACCTACAATCCACATAAAGCTAACTTCGATTTTGCTCAATCCACG ctacACTGCTGTGGCGTGTCTAACTACACTGACTGGATGAAGATGTCTCCACAGCGAGTCGTTCCAATCTCCTGCTGCATAGACCCGAACAACTGCATCACGGCTAACTATGGGGATATTTATCAAAGA GGTTGTTACGAGGTAATAGTGGACTACCTAGCGAGCAACATGGACGTTTTAATCGGCATCGCGATCGGCACTGCGTTGTTGCCGCTCATTGGAACTATATTGTCGTGCTGCCTCGCCAGCTACATCAAGAAATCCAAATACGACGTCATGAATTAA